Proteins from a genomic interval of Antedon mediterranea chromosome 5, ecAntMedi1.1, whole genome shotgun sequence:
- the LOC140049636 gene encoding sushi, von Willebrand factor type A, EGF and pentraxin domain-containing protein 1-like: MANSNINMRSIGLVVILVHIAVFVNCNDIFDSALKRDFPHGQSELVFLLDRSGSVGAGNFEVEKSFVDSLLTEFTIAPEATRVAVISYSEDVVRNIDYIGQKPKNKCHFSSEIQLVQYERGGKTNINGALIEAQNVLANARHGVKKALILLSDGIANVGGDPLTTAAALKLAHVEVFTFGVGLFDKEQLEKIATDAEHTFQYSNFHQFQQLAYRIRGDPHEVKWDKTVSLSACDTLCADPFPGIGCCDTYAQCTCALVGGSHDCVCGLGYKGLSGLVSRCIPCPRGTYKDVVEPLEECTPCPEHATTLDYGAESMAECVCIEGYDGNPATGRPCQLSTCPALAAPINGKKIPEDCDNTFNTRCKFECNEGYQLTDVRSRTRQCLPTGAWTESQALCEKIICVSLPSPAFGSKDCSSADDEFDSTCTFECDEGYNIEGTAVRKCGANGQWTGDEATCVGISCPAIALPENGVIAPAECAKERQPLGTTCVIGCKKGYDIIGDEILRCQPAGEWSSNENAIICVDGEPPEINCPVSITIEAEPGLNSAQAIWNDPVITDNDPINIPRIEVEPVGTKSGDRFDIGSHVIKYTAIDMADKEKSCFFKISIQDKEKPSVLGCPEKKSVESQDRETAVTWDEPEFSDNSGTDLIITQTHHSGDAMVWGSHVVTYTARDPSGQEADCIFTIEIGPTKCENFPAPINGARACDQWLFGMFCRVYCNKKYEFSETPAHWYICGANSIWSTSPPNLPTRWPDCSERKVAGQARKGLKSQYYAGNCNEEKTKKAIQKAFVKAFESSVFAASGCSTEDSCMIEKVTVYCGELDDTVRRRRRDLVQQGFNMIATISFNVTASTYDEFEDEQAGEQKLQELLEVLDNAGLTFENQIKTGSMPLVLEEENEVLEVDEEDYEILESEPFCTNGSILQKRTKCVNCPVGTYYNVNSETCMTCPDGMYQDEESQLECKKCAEGTWTVGDNAKNFTSCRDVCKRGTYSATGLATCKSCPIGTYQDESRQFSCKQCPAGTTTWNIGTRSVEQCQDTCSPGSFSVTGILPCERCPVGTYQPERKQRRCIKCGGSLTTYYEGSSKENQCVELDACVSLPCLHGGTCIDEKYDFSCECPPGFDGPTCENNIDECLTIPCSFNSTCIDRVNGVSCLCRPGYTGLKCNIEINECDSNPCQNQAACQDQIDGYTCTCVNRYSGKFCEIEPNSCNSYPCSHGGTCTSLVDGSFRCICPQGYGGMSCDKDIDECVSNPCKNGGSCIDLIGYFRCDCPSGFEGLACETDTDDCAQHQCQHVEECVDEIAGYRCLCEPSYSGRFCDEKTSDDFTFNLPSGMISDYSFVRRIPSNLRAVTVGFWMKSSDKTHIGTPFSYAVYKDDSLIDNALTLTDYAAFKVFVNGEQVFTGVGANDGVWHYIAFTWESFGGSWTFYKDGQVAATGEDFLTNQVIPSGGNVVVGQDQDNVGGGFSAKEAFVGQISRLNIWNHALSSEEIRLLSSNCQHKHVSGIVRSWPDFLPNIQGGITVIKPSQFCTDLDQCQQLQCINGGNCRDGVDEAHCVCPPGYQGEKCETECPHCNPNPCVHGACVDHNCNNSVECKCNLGYTGKLCETNVNDCEAVSCQHGGRCIDGVNSFQCECDLKHTGRYCEIDVECPIPVPPNHGTVTPVLPRYLQGESVINECPDGFEFEGGERHTCSSDGSWSGTKAKCIDINECFLYHGNCGRHANCLNLMGSYECLCDREGYPLSSEGHCLQEINECLYGTTRQGCQQLCTDLVVGYDCSCRNGYTLVDRMSCKDVNECLSPYACQHRCYNTLGSYRCACDPGYELHSNGKSCSAIVCDTPSSPSNGRVHRTGAIATYECDPGFVLVGSVERVCELDLGWSGVDPYCKEIVCPPVGPLEDGHALVDGTIVGSRVKFMCKTGFSLEGSSAQTCTINGHWFPPSRPLCKKCGLPTEQISHGSLIVSEHANLKTISYSCDSGYQLMGGQTQTCSFSVGSWNPSVTPICVKSCQKPRPPIGGYISSFENVLHGSRVYFECRDGYELQGHNYQTCQHGTWTSPSTPQCVAESGNDSYSLSSSSL, translated from the exons ATGGCCAATTCAAATATCAACATGCGTTCAATAGGCCTAGTGGTAATATTGGTTCACATTGCAGTTTTTGTTAACTGTAATGATATATTTGACTCCGCTCTGAAACGAGATTTTCCACATGGTCAATCTGAGTTGGTTTTTCTTTTAGACCGTTCTGGAAGCGTTGGTGCCGGGAATTTCGAAGTTGAGAAAAGCTTTGTTGATAGTCTGCTGACCGAGTTTACGATTGCCCCTGAAGCAACCCGAGTTGCAGTGATAAGCTACAGTGAAGATGTCGTCAGAAACATTGATTACATTGGTCAAAAGCcgaaaaataaatgtcatttttCGTCTGAAATTCAACTGGTACAATATGAACGGGGAGGTAAAACTAACATCAATGGCGCGCTGATAGAGGCTCAAAATGTTCTGGCTAATGCTAGACATGGTGTCAAAAAG GCCCTTATTCTGCTAAGTGATGGAATTGCAAACGTTGGAGGTGACCCACTGACTACAGCAGCTGCACTCAAACTTGCACATGTTGAGGTTTTCACTTTTGGAGTCGGTCTCTTCGATAAGGAACAGCTTGAAAAGATTGCCACTGACGCCGAACATACATTTCAGTATAGTAATTTTCACCAGTTTCAACAACTAGCCTACCGGATCAGAGGAg ATCCACACGAAGTAAAGTGGGACAAGACAGTTTCACTCTCCGCTTGTGACACACTATGCGCAGATCCCTTTCCTGGTATTGGCTGCTGTGATACGTACGCACAGTGCACGTGTGCCCTGGTTGGTGGTAGCCACGACTGTGTTTGCGGACTGGGTTACAAAGGACTGAGTGGTCTTGTCAGTAGATGTATAC CATGTCCTAGAGGAACGTACAAGGATGTGGTGGAGCCTTTGGAAGAATGTACTCCATGCCCAGAACATGCCACAACACTCGATTATGGAGCCGAATCAATGGCAGAATGTGTATGTATTGAAGGCTATGATGGAAACCCAGCAACCGGTCGGCCATGTCAAT TGTCAACATGTCCAGCGTTAGCAGCACCAATCAATGGAAAGAAGATACCAGAAGACTGTGATAATACATTCAACACTCGTTGTAAATTTGAATGTAACGAAGGCTATCAGTTAACCGATGTGAGATCTAGAACAAGGCAGTGTCTTCCTACAGGAGCTTGGACAGAATCACAAGCTTTATGTGAAA AGATAATATGTGTAAGCCTACCATCTCCTGCGTTTGGAAGTAAAGACTGCTCAAGTGCCGATGACGAATTTGACTCAACATGTACATTCGAGTGTGACGAAGGGTATAACATAGAAGGAACAGCCGTCAGAAAATGTGGAGCAAATGGGCAATGGACTGGTGACGAAGCTACGTGCGTAG GAATAAGCTGCCCAGCAATTGCTCTTCCTGAGAATGGAGTAATTGCTCCAGCGGAGTGTGCTAAAGAACGTCAACCACTTGGCACAACATGTGTCATTGGGTGTAAGAAAGGTTATGATATAATTGGAGATGAAATCTTACGTTGCCAGCCTGCGGGAGAATGGAGTAGTAATGAAAATGCTATCATTTGTGTTG aTGGAGAACCACCCGAAATCAACTGCCCCGTTAGTATTACGATTGAGGCAGAACCAGGCCTCAACAGTGCCCAAGCCATTTGGAATGATCCAGTTATCACAGACAACGACCCTATAAATATACCAAGGATTGAAGTAGAACCAGTTGGTACAAAATCTGGAGACAGGTTTGACATTGGATCGcatgtaataaaatatacagCGATTGATATGGCTGACAAAGAAAAGTCATGCTTCTTTAAGATTTCCATCCAAG ACAAAGAAAAGCCGAGCGTACTCGGCTGTCCCGAAAAGAAGAGTGTCGAATCCCAAGATAGAGAAACGGCAGTAACTTGGGATGAACCTGAATTTTCGGACAACTCTGGTACAGATCTTATAATTACACAG ACACATCACTCTGGAGATGCCATGGTATGGGGAAGCCATGTAGTGACCTACACAGCACGTGATCCATCAGGCCAAGAAGCAGATTGTATCTTTACTATCGAAATTGGTC CGACAAAGTGTGAGAATTTTCCAGCACCAATAAACGGAGCTCGAGCGTGTGACCAATGGTTGTTCGGTATGTTCTGTCGTGTTTACTGCAATAAGAAATATGAGTTTTCTGAAACTCCCGCTCATTGGTACATCTGTGGTGCAAACAGTATATGGTCTACAAGTCCACCTAATCTTCCTACACGATGGCCTGATTGTTCAG AGAGAAAAGTAGCTGGACAAGCCCGTAAAGGTTTGAAATCCCAATACTACGCCGGAAACTGCAATGAAGAAAAGACCAAAAAAGCTATTCAAAAAGCGTTCGTCAAGGCATTTGAATCAAGCGTCTTTGCCGCATCAGGATGCAGTACGGAAGACTCTTGTATGATAGAAAAGGTTACGGTTTATTGTGGTGAACTTGACGATACTGTTCGTAGGCGCCGTCGGGATTTAGTCCAGCAGGGCTTCAACATGATTGCCACAATTTCTTTCAATGTCACAGCAAGCACATACGATGAGTTTGAG GATGAACAAGCCGGTGAACAAAAGCTCCAAGAACTCTTGGAAGTTCTGGATAATGCTGGTCTTACGTTTGAAAACCAAATCAAGACAGGATCAATGCCGCTTGTACTTGAAGAAGAGAATGAAGTGTTGGAAGTTGACGAAGAAGATTACGAGATCCTTGAGAGTGAACCATTCTGTACAAATGGGTCGATATTGCAAAAACGAACTAAATGTG TGAATTGTCCTGTTGGCACATACTACAACGTGAACTCTGAGACGTGTATGACGTGTCCTGACGGCATGTATCAGGATGAAGAGAGTCAACTGGAATGTAAAAAGTGTGCAGAAGGAACATGGACAGTTGGAGATAATGCTAAAAACTTCACATCTTGCAGAG atgTGTGTAAACGTGGAACCTACTCGGCTACAGGGCTTGCAACTTGTAAATCGTGTCCAATCGGCACCTACCAAGATGAAAGCAGACAGTTTTCTTGTAAACAATGTCCAGCCGGCACAACCACGTGGAATATTGGCACACGCTCGGTTGAACAGTGTCAAG ATACCTGCTCACCAGGTTCGTTTTCTGTGACCGGTATATTACCATGTGAACGGTGTCCCGTTGGAACTTATCAACCTGAAAGAAAGCAAAGACGTTGTATTAAGTGTGGTGGCAGTCTAACAACGTACTATGAAGGATCGTCAAAAGAGAACCAATGCGTAG AACTCGACGCATGTGTATCACTCCCATGTCTACACGGTGGTACGTGTATTGACGAGAAGTATGATTTTAGCTGCGAATGCCCGCCTGGGTTCGATGGTCCAACTTGTGAGAACAATATCGATGAGTGTTTAACAATACCATGTTCCTTCAATTCAACCTGTATAGACAGAG TCAATGGTGTTTCTTGTTTATGTCGCCCTGGTTATACTGGACTTAAATGTAACATAGAGATAAATGAATGCGATTCAAATCCGTGTCAAAATCAGGCCGCGTGTCAAGATCAA ATTGATGGTTACACGTGTACATGTGTGAATAGATATTCTGGTAAATTTTGTGAAATTGAACCAAATAGCTGCAACTCCTATCCGTGTTCACATGGAGGAACGTGTACATCTCTAGTTGATGGCTCGTTTAGATGCATATGCCCACAAGGGTACGGTGGAATGTCTTGTGATAAGGACATTGATGAGTGTGTTTCTAATCCATGCAAAAATGGCGGAAG TTGCATCGACTTAATCGGTTACTTCCGGTGTGATTGCCCATCTGGATTTGAGGGGTTAGCCTGTGAGACCGACACCGACGACTGTGCTCAACATCAGTGCCAACATGTTGAAGAGTGCGTTGATGAAATTGCCGGTTATCGCTGTCTGTGTGAACCGTCGTATAGCGGTAGATTTTGCGATGAAA AAACCTCTGATGATTTTACATTCAATCTTCCCTCTGGAATGATATCGGATTACTCATTTGTCAGAAGAATACCTTCGAATCTTCGAGCAGTAACAGTGGGATTTTGGATGAAGTCCTCAGATAAAACCCACATCGGAACTCCTTTTTCATACGCCGTATATAAGGATGATTCACTTATTGACAATGCCCTGACTCTGACAGATTACGCCGCCTTCAAGGTGTTTGTAAACGGCGAACAGGTGTTTACTGGCGTCGGTGCCAATGACGGAGTATGGCACTACATTGCATTCACGTGGGAAAGTTTCG GAGGCTCTTGGACGTTCTACAAAGATGGCCAAGTAGCAGCAACTGGTGAAGATTTTCTTACTAACCAGGTTATTCCTTCTGGTGGCAATGTGGTTGTTGGTCAAGATCAGGACAATGTCGGAGGTGGTTTTAGCGCAAAAGAAGCGTTCGTAGGTCAGATCAGCAG ATTGAACATTTGGAACCATGCGCTTTCATCTGAAGAAATTCGACTGTTGTCGAGCAACTGTCAACATAAACACGTATCAGGTATCGTCAGGTCGTGGCCTGACTTCTTGCCAAACATACAAGGAGGAATTACAGTGATCAAGCCATCACAATTCTGTACAG ATCTTGACCAATGTCAACAATTACAATGCATAAATGGAGGAAACTGCAGAGATGGGGTTGATGAGGCTCACTGCGTATGCCCTCCGGGATATCAAGGAGAAAAATGTGAAACAGAGTGTCCGCATTGTAACCCAAATCCTTGTGTACACGGCGCATGCGTAGATCACAATTGCAATAATTCAGTTGAGTGCAAGTGTAATCTTGGTTATACAG GTAAACTGTGTGAAACCAATGTTAATGACTGTGAAGCGGTCAGTTGCCAGCACGGAGGACGATGCATCGATGGTGTGAACAGCTTTCAATGTGAATGCGATTTAAAACATACTGGAAGATACTGCGAAATCG ACGTTGAGTGTCCAATTCCTGTACCACCTAACCACGGTACCGTAACCCCTGTACTTCCAAGATACCTACAAGGGGAAAGTGTCATAAACGAATGTCCAGACGGTTTTGAATTTGAAGGAGGTGAACGTCACACTTGTAGCTCAGATGGTAGTTGGTCTGGTACAAAGGCTAAATGTATCG acatTAATGAATGCTTTTTGTACCATGGTAACTGTGGAAGGCATGCCAACTGTCTTAATTTAATGGGTAGCTACGAATGTTTGTGCGACCGTGAAGGGTATCCCTTATCTTCAGAAGGACATTGTCTTc AAGAAATTAATGAATGCCTATACGGTACGACCAGACAAGGTTGCCAACAACTTTGTACAGATTTAGTTGTGGGTTATGATTGCTCGTGCAGAAATGGGTACACACTCGTCGATAGAATGTCCTGTAAAG ATGTAAATGAGTGTTTATCCCCTTATGCATGCCAACATCGATGCTACAATACATTAGGAAGTTATAGATGCGCGTGTGATCCTGGCTACGAATTACACTCTAACGGAAAAAGTTGTTCAG cAATTGTATGTGATACACCGTCTTCACCTAGTAATGGTAGAGTACATCGTACTGGTGCGATTGCTACTTACGAGTGTGATCCGGGCTTCGTTCTTGTGGGCTCAGTTGAACGAGTTTGCGAATTGGACTTGGGTTGGTCTGGTGTTGATCCTTATTGTAAAG aaattgTTTGTCCTCCAGTCGGTCCTCTTGAAGACGGTCACGCACTCGTAGACGGCACCATTGTTGGCAGCAGGGTTAAATTTATGTGCAAGACAGGGTTTTCTTTAGAAGGCAGTTCAGCACAGACTTGTACAATAAATGGTCATTGGTTCCCGCCGTCAAGACCGTTATGCAAAAAATGCGGCCTACCTACTGAGCAGATCAGCCATGGTTCATTGATAGTATCAGAACATGCTAACCTGAAAACAATATCGTATTCATGTGACAGTGGATATCAGTTAATGGGTGGACAAACGCAAACTTGTTCCTTTTCTGTTGGTTCCTGGAATCCTTCAGTTACCCCCATATGCGTTAAGTCGTGTCAAAAACCTCGACCTCCCATAGGCGGTTACATATCATCGTTTGAAAATGTACTTCACGGATCTCGGGTGTATTTCGAATGTCGAGATGGCTATGAATTACAGGGACATAATTATCAGACATGCCAACATGGGACGTGGACATCACCATCGACACCACAATGTGTAGCAGAGTCTGGCAATGATAGCTATTCACTTTCGTCGTCGTCCTTGTAA